GCTTCGAACCGCCCGAGGAGTTCCGCAAGCGCGCGCGCATCCAGAGCGAGGCCGAGTACGAGGCCCTGTATCGCGAGAGCCTGGAGGACCCCGAGGCCTTCTGGGGGCGCGTGGCCGAGGAGCTGCACTGGTTCGAGCCGTGGACGCAGGTCCTGGAGTGGAACCCGCCCCACGCCCGGTGGTTCGTGAACGGGAAGACCAACCTCTCCTACAACGCCTTGGACCGGCACGTCGCCACCTGGCGCAAGAACAAGGCCGCCATCATCTGGGAGGGCGAGCCCGGCGAGGAGCGCGTCCTCACGTACCACGACCTGTGGCGCGAAGTGCAGCGCTTCGCGAACGCCTTGAAGCAGCTCGGGGTGGGCAAAGGGGACCGCGTCACGATCTACATGCCCATGATCCCCGAGACCGCGATCGCCATGCTCGCCTGCGCCCGGATCGGGGCGGTGCACTCCGTGGTCTTCGGGGGGTTCTCCGCGAACGCGCTCGCCGAGCGCATCAAGGACGCCGAGGCCAAGCTCCTCATCACCGCGGACGGCGGGTACCGCCGGGGCCGGGTCGTGCCCCTCAAGGCCCAGGCCGACGAGGCCCTCGCCGAAACCCCCTCGGTCGAGCACGTGGTGGTGGTGCGGCGCACCGGGGAGGCGGTCCCCATGCAGCCCGGGCGGGACCACTGGTACCACGAGCTCGTGGAGAGCGTGCCGGACCACTGCCCCCCCGAGGTCATGGACGCCGAGGATCCCCTCTTCATCCTCTACACCTCCGGCTCCACCGGGAAACCCAAGGGGGTGCTGCACACCACCGGCGGGTACATGGTGTACACCTACCTCACCACTAAGCTCGTCTTCGACCTCAAGGACGAGGACACCTACTGGTGCACCGCCGACGTCGGGTGGATCACCGGGCACTCGTACATCGTGTACGGCCCGCTGGTGAACGGCGCGACCACCCTGATGTACGAGGGGGCGCCCAACCACCCGGAACCCGACCGCTTCTGGCGCATCGTGGACAAGTACGGGGTCACCATCTTCTACACCGCCCCCACCGCGATCCGCGCCTTCATGAAGTGGGGCGAGGCCTGGCCCCGCAAGCACCGGCTGGACTCGCTGCGCCTCCTCGGCACGGTCGGGGAGCCCATCAACCCCGAGGCCTGGCTCTGGTACCACCAGGTGATCGGCCAGGGCCGCTGCCCCATCGTGGACACCTGGTGGCAGACCGAGACCGGCGGCATCATGATCACCACGCTGCCCGGCGCGCACGCCGCGAAGCCCGGGTTCGCGGGCAAACCGTTCTTCGGCGTCGCGCCCGAGATCCGGGACGCCGAAGGCAACCGCGTGGAAACCCCGGAGGAGGGCGGGTACCTGGTCCTCACGCGCCCCTGGCCCAGCATGCTGCGCACCGTCTGGGGCGACCCCGAACGCTACCGGCGCCAGTACTGGAGCCAGTACCCGGACGCGTACTTCACCGGGGACGGCGCCCGCCGCGACGCGGACGGGTACTACCTGATCCTCGGGCGGGTGGACGACGTGCTCAACGTCGCCGGGCACCGCCTCGGCACCATGGAGCTCGAGAGCGCCCTCGTCAGCCACCCCGACGTCGCCGAAGCCGCGGTGGTGGGCCGCCCCCACCCGGAAAAGGGCGAGGCCATCGTCGCCTTCGTCACCCTCAAAAGCCACGCCCGCCCCTCGGAGGCGCTGCGCGAGGCCCTCAAGGCGCACGTCGCGAACACCATCGGGCCCATCGCCCGACCCGACGAGATCCGGTTCGCGGAGGCCCTACCCAAGACCCGGTCCGGTAAGATCATGCGGCGCTTGTTGCGCCAGATCGCGGCCGGCGAGACCGAGATCAAGGGGGACACCTCCACCCTCGAGGACCGCGAGGTCG
This region of Marinithermus hydrothermalis DSM 14884 genomic DNA includes:
- the acs gene encoding acetate--CoA ligase, which translates into the protein MERIEAVLKENRRFEPPEEFRKRARIQSEAEYEALYRESLEDPEAFWGRVAEELHWFEPWTQVLEWNPPHARWFVNGKTNLSYNALDRHVATWRKNKAAIIWEGEPGEERVLTYHDLWREVQRFANALKQLGVGKGDRVTIYMPMIPETAIAMLACARIGAVHSVVFGGFSANALAERIKDAEAKLLITADGGYRRGRVVPLKAQADEALAETPSVEHVVVVRRTGEAVPMQPGRDHWYHELVESVPDHCPPEVMDAEDPLFILYTSGSTGKPKGVLHTTGGYMVYTYLTTKLVFDLKDEDTYWCTADVGWITGHSYIVYGPLVNGATTLMYEGAPNHPEPDRFWRIVDKYGVTIFYTAPTAIRAFMKWGEAWPRKHRLDSLRLLGTVGEPINPEAWLWYHQVIGQGRCPIVDTWWQTETGGIMITTLPGAHAAKPGFAGKPFFGVAPEIRDAEGNRVETPEEGGYLVLTRPWPSMLRTVWGDPERYRRQYWSQYPDAYFTGDGARRDADGYYLILGRVDDVLNVAGHRLGTMELESALVSHPDVAEAAVVGRPHPEKGEAIVAFVTLKSHARPSEALREALKAHVANTIGPIARPDEIRFAEALPKTRSGKIMRRLLRQIAAGETEIKGDTSTLEDREVVEQLKRGE